From the Nematostella vectensis chromosome 7, jaNemVect1.1, whole genome shotgun sequence genome, the window CACATTCACACGTGGACACCCATCCACTCTTCACATCCCACAAAGACAAGCTTTTTTCTTGGATAAGGTATAGCATTCCTTTGATTCCTAAAATCCTTTAGTAATCTTTAAATATCGATCTCATCCTTCAGGCAGCGGCTCTATCGGTTTTGAGGAGTTCTTACAACTCATGtccaaaaagacaaaagggaAGTCGTATGAGGACGAGCTCATGGCCGCATTCCAGGTACGGAACATGACATCGCTTCTACTCACTGCGGCTTGTTTATATCACCACTACCGCCGACGGTGGTGCGCGCAGTGCTCCATGGGTGATCTACGAAGAAATCGTTGAAAGATGCGCGCAGTGTTGTCGTATAATGTGCGTCAGTGCTTGTCATATAATGTACGTCAGTGCTTATCATATAATGTGCGCAGTACTTGTCGTAtaatgtgcgcagtgctcgttgGATGATCTACGAAGAAATCGTTGAAAGATGCGCGTAGTGCTTGTCATATAATGTGCGTCAGTGCTTGTCATATAATGTGCGTCAGTGCTTGTCATATAATGTGCTTGTCATATAATGTGCGTCAGTGCTTGTCATATAATGTGCGTCAGTGCTTGTCATATAATGTGCACAGTACTTGTCGTATAATGTGCACAGTGCTCGTTGGATGATCTACGAAGAAATCGTTAAAAGATGCGCGCAGTGCTTGTCATATAATGTGCGTCAGTGCTTGTCATATAATGTGCGTCAGTGCTTGTCATATAATGTACGTCAGTGCTTGTCATATAATGTGCGCAGTACTTGTCGTAtaatgtgcgcagtgctcgttgGATGATCTACGAAGAAATCGTTGAAAGATGCGCGCAGTGCTTGTCATATAATGTGCGTCAGTGCTTGTCATATAATGTGCGCAGTACTTGTCGTATAATGTGCACAGTGCTCGTTGGAAGATCTACGAAGAAATCGCTGAAAGATGCGCGCAGTGCTTGTCATATTATGTGCGTCAGTGCTTGTCATATAATGTGCGTCAGTGCTTGTCATATAATGTGCGCAGTACTTGTCGTATAATGTGCGCAATGCTCGTTGGATGATCTACGAAGAAATCGTTGAAAGATGCTCGCAGTGCTTGTCATATAATGTGCGTCAGTGCTTTTCGTATAATGTGCGCAATGCTCGTtgggtgatttttttttgtgagaTATGCGCGCAGTGATCACAATAGGTGACGCAGCAGAGTGTAGCACAGGTATGATCACTCGTTGTGATCTGCAGATCTTCGACAAGGACGGTAATGGCAGCATCACAGTCACGGAATTAAAGGAGGTGCTGGACAGCCTGGGCGAGAAGCTATCGGAGGATGAGGTCGGCGAGATGATCAAGGAGGCCGACAGTGACGGCGACGGAACCGTCAACATCGAAGG encodes:
- the LOC5504786 gene encoding calmodulin — protein: MAADLTEEEIAEYKEAFSLFDKDGDGTVTTAELGTVMRNLGQNPTDEEIREMIKEVDEDGSGSIGFEEFLQLMSKKTKGKSYEDELMAAFQIFDKDGNGSITVTELKEVLDSLGEKLSEDEVGEMIKEADSDGDGTVNIEEFIKMMVAITGGK